The Candidatus Abyssobacteria bacterium SURF_5 genome contains a region encoding:
- the hydG gene encoding [FeFe] hydrogenase H-cluster radical SAM maturase HydG codes for MITSTKTTNESFIDEVAILEGLEAGERSDAGRVRDAIDKALDLHGLNLEEVATLLQCEEPELCEEMFGAARKAKESIYGKRLVLFAPLYISNFCQNNCLYCAFRSTNLNVRRRALTQQEIAAEIRTLEKMGHKRILLVSGDAPSRNNLDYICESIQTIYETRCDRGEIRRVNVNIAPLSVEEFRRLHASKIGTYQLFQETYHIGAYRKMHVSGSKTDYHWRLNAVGRAFEAGINDVGVGVLFGLYDYRFEVLALLQHIRHLELVYGVGPHTISVPRIEPAEGSTVASNPPYPVSDEAFKKIVAILRLAVPYTGMIMSTRETPEMRAITFGLGISQISAASRTDPGGYSEGDRVTAQFQLGDHRSVDEVIHDLVQMGYIPSFCTACYRLGRTGQDFMDLAKPGLIKLYCLPNAILTFKEYLEDYASETTRAAGLSAIEKHLEDIPSKQRYAEARKRLLRIERGERDIYF; via the coding sequence ATGATCACCAGCACTAAAACCACAAATGAGTCTTTCATAGACGAGGTCGCAATACTGGAAGGCCTCGAAGCCGGCGAGCGCTCAGACGCCGGCCGCGTTCGAGACGCCATCGATAAGGCGCTTGATTTGCATGGGCTGAACCTCGAAGAAGTCGCAACCCTGCTTCAATGCGAAGAGCCGGAACTGTGCGAAGAGATGTTCGGCGCCGCCCGCAAAGCCAAGGAGTCAATATACGGCAAGCGTCTCGTCCTGTTCGCGCCGCTCTATATCTCGAATTTCTGCCAGAACAATTGCCTCTACTGCGCGTTTCGCTCAACGAATCTGAACGTGAGACGCAGGGCGCTGACACAGCAGGAGATTGCCGCCGAAATTCGCACCCTCGAGAAGATGGGACATAAACGGATCCTGCTCGTCTCCGGGGATGCGCCTTCCCGCAACAACCTGGACTATATCTGCGAGTCGATCCAGACCATATACGAAACCCGGTGCGATCGCGGCGAGATCCGGCGAGTGAACGTAAACATCGCACCCCTGAGCGTCGAGGAATTCCGGAGGTTGCACGCTAGCAAAATAGGAACGTACCAACTGTTCCAGGAAACCTACCACATCGGCGCCTATCGGAAAATGCACGTCTCCGGCTCGAAGACGGACTACCACTGGCGGCTCAATGCGGTCGGCCGCGCGTTTGAGGCGGGCATTAATGACGTCGGAGTCGGCGTCCTTTTCGGACTCTATGATTACCGCTTTGAGGTGCTCGCGCTGCTCCAGCACATTCGACACCTCGAACTCGTCTATGGAGTCGGGCCGCATACCATCAGCGTTCCCCGCATCGAGCCGGCCGAAGGCTCCACCGTGGCGTCCAATCCGCCGTATCCGGTTTCCGACGAAGCCTTCAAAAAAATCGTGGCGATACTTCGCCTTGCGGTTCCCTACACCGGAATGATCATGAGCACCCGCGAGACGCCCGAGATGCGAGCGATAACCTTCGGGTTGGGCATTTCCCAAATCAGCGCCGCCAGCCGCACCGATCCCGGCGGCTATTCGGAAGGCGATCGGGTGACCGCGCAGTTCCAATTGGGTGATCACCGCAGCGTCGATGAGGTTATCCATGACCTGGTGCAGATGGGATACATCCCTTCCTTCTGCACCGCCTGCTACAGGCTCGGACGGACCGGGCAGGACTTCATGGACCTGGCCAAGCCCGGCCTCATCAAGCTGTATTGCCTGCCGAACGCCATTCTGACATTCAAGGAATACCTTGAAGATTATGCGAGTGAGACAACACGGGCAGCCGGCCTCTCAGCCATAGAGAAACACCTCGAGGATATCCCGTCCAAGCAACGATATGCCGAAGCCCGCAAAAGGCTCCTGAGAATCGAACGGGGTGAACGAGATATCTATTTCTGA